The Candidatus Zixiibacteriota bacterium genome contains a region encoding:
- a CDS encoding 3-isopropylmalate dehydrogenase has translation MHKIAVLGGDGIGPEVTTEALKVLQVASELTGFKYETTEYPFGSEHYLKTGELVPDSVYDEYRQHDAIYLGAIGDPRCEVGLVERAVIAGIRFKLDLYINLRPIKLYSEALCPIKNKKCEDVDMVVVRENTEDVYTGLGGIMKAGTPDEVAIANMVFTRKGCERAVRYAFELAKARNKDNKVTLVDKANAIRAQDIWTRTMEEVGSEYPDIEKDHAYIDAACMWLVKNPEWFDVVVTTNIFGDIFTDLGAMVQGGMGIAASGNIHPGQVSMFEPIHGSAPKYKDKNVACPIAAIMAGQMMLDFLGEKEGAAVIENAVTSLLKSGKLPSLDARSGFSTSQVGDMVVDELKKSNTRTTSV, from the coding sequence TTGCACAAGATAGCAGTTTTAGGCGGAGACGGAATCGGACCGGAAGTGACGACAGAAGCACTCAAAGTGCTCCAAGTTGCATCAGAACTTACAGGCTTCAAATACGAAACGACCGAGTATCCATTCGGATCGGAACATTACCTCAAGACAGGCGAACTGGTACCGGATTCGGTCTACGACGAATACCGTCAGCACGACGCTATCTACCTTGGCGCCATCGGTGACCCGCGCTGCGAAGTCGGCCTGGTCGAACGCGCAGTGATTGCAGGCATCAGGTTCAAGCTGGATCTGTATATCAATCTGCGACCGATCAAACTGTATTCCGAAGCACTCTGCCCGATCAAAAACAAAAAGTGCGAAGATGTCGACATGGTAGTCGTGCGCGAAAACACCGAAGATGTCTACACCGGTCTCGGCGGTATAATGAAGGCAGGCACACCGGATGAAGTGGCTATCGCCAACATGGTGTTCACGCGCAAAGGTTGCGAGCGGGCCGTGCGCTACGCTTTCGAACTGGCCAAAGCGCGCAACAAGGACAACAAAGTCACGCTGGTTGACAAGGCCAACGCAATCCGTGCCCAGGATATCTGGACCCGCACCATGGAAGAGGTCGGCTCCGAGTATCCCGATATCGAGAAGGACCATGCATACATTGACGCCGCCTGTATGTGGCTGGTGAAAAACCCTGAGTGGTTCGATGTTGTCGTAACCACTAACATTTTCGGTGACATTTTCACCGACCTCGGCGCTATGGTGCAGGGCGGTATGGGTATCGCCGCTTCCGGCAACATTCATCCGGGGCAGGTATCAATGTTCGAGCCAATCCACGGTTCGGCGCCCAAGTACAAAGACAAGAACGTCGCCTGTCCGATAGCCGCGATTATGGCCGGACAGATGATGCTTGATTTCCTTGGCGAGAAAGAGGGCGCCGCCGTTATAGAGAATGCGGTAACGTCGCTGCTAAAGTCAGGCAAGCTACCGTCGCTGGATGCCCGCAGCGGTTTCTCGACTTCGCAAGTCGGCGACATGGTTGTGGACGAACTGAAAAAAAGTAATACCCGCACGACCAGCGTCTGA
- a CDS encoding thiolase family protein: MAFTKAYVPYGGYWSSPYAKWQGSFADMHSMKLAATTAAKFFEARKIAPDRFDNCYLGLTIPQQHSFYGGPWLAGLFGDGGITGPWINQACITGAVCVKMASQDIDGGVAQSSLVVAADRCSNGPHLYYPSQSAPGGTGKAENWVWDNFSFDPWAKGSMIQTAENVAKECDISKDEQDELTQRRFEQYQMAFADDRAFQKKYMIPVEVGRGKRAKSIDADEGVFPTTLDGLKGLKPMMPEGTVSFGSQTHPADGNSGMIVTTKEIAAELATDSKIEIQFVGFGTARTKKGYMAMAVAPAAKAALEDAGISVGDLKAVHTHNPFAVNDIHLSRELGYDKNEMNNYGSPLIWGHPQGPTALRVIMELIEELATKGGGYGLFAGCAAGDTAAGCVVKVSG, translated from the coding sequence ATGGCGTTTACCAAAGCGTATGTTCCCTATGGAGGATACTGGAGCAGCCCCTACGCCAAATGGCAGGGGAGTTTTGCCGACATGCATTCGATGAAACTGGCCGCCACAACGGCTGCCAAGTTTTTTGAGGCGCGCAAGATCGCGCCGGACCGGTTTGACAATTGCTATCTCGGTTTGACCATTCCGCAGCAGCACAGTTTCTACGGCGGTCCCTGGTTGGCCGGATTGTTCGGCGATGGCGGCATTACCGGGCCCTGGATCAACCAGGCATGTATCACCGGCGCTGTCTGCGTCAAGATGGCTTCGCAGGACATTGACGGCGGGGTGGCTCAGTCCAGTCTTGTGGTTGCCGCCGACCGTTGCTCCAACGGTCCGCATCTGTACTATCCCAGCCAGTCCGCCCCGGGTGGAACAGGGAAGGCCGAAAACTGGGTGTGGGACAATTTCAGCTTCGATCCCTGGGCAAAGGGATCGATGATTCAAACGGCTGAGAACGTCGCCAAAGAGTGCGACATCTCAAAAGATGAACAGGACGAATTGACTCAGCGTCGGTTCGAACAGTACCAGATGGCCTTTGCCGACGACCGGGCTTTTCAGAAGAAGTACATGATTCCGGTCGAGGTCGGAAGGGGTAAGCGTGCGAAATCCATAGATGCCGACGAAGGTGTCTTCCCAACGACGCTCGACGGACTAAAGGGGCTCAAGCCGATGATGCCCGAAGGGACGGTTTCGTTCGGCTCACAGACTCACCCGGCCGATGGTAACTCCGGAATGATCGTTACGACCAAAGAGATCGCGGCTGAGTTGGCCACAGATTCCAAAATTGAAATCCAGTTTGTCGGATTCGGTACTGCCCGCACCAAGAAGGGTTACATGGCTATGGCGGTCGCTCCGGCGGCCAAAGCAGCGCTTGAGGACGCCGGTATCAGTGTTGGTGATTTGAAGGCTGTGCATACTCACAACCCGTTTGCGGTGAATGACATTCATCTGTCACGCGAACTGGGCTATGACAAAAACGAAATGAATAACTACGGCAGCCCGTTGATCTGGGGACACCCCCAGGGACCGACGGCTCTCCGGGTCATAATGGAACTAATCGAAGAATTGGCCACCAAGGGTGGCGGCTACGGTCTTTTTGCCGGATGCGCCGCCGGCGATACCGCGGCAGGATGTGTCGTGAAAGTATCCGGTTAG
- a CDS encoding DUF2087 domain-containing protein: MNTNIESVTTEEFKRSLPRLCLSPRVLPRKRRDLQILFKSVAITLDTKKQYTAAEFDQHLQSWLESVGSGLRVDHVTLRRHLVDEDYVRRDRAGGTYVPVRRARSEIFEPDVEEIDPLSLVNEAILQREDRKRRHRSK; the protein is encoded by the coding sequence ATGAATACCAATATCGAATCGGTTACCACCGAAGAATTCAAACGGAGTCTTCCCAGACTGTGTCTCAGTCCGCGCGTTCTACCCAGGAAAAGACGTGACCTGCAGATTCTGTTCAAGAGCGTCGCCATAACACTGGATACGAAGAAGCAATACACGGCTGCCGAATTCGACCAGCACCTACAGTCCTGGTTGGAGAGTGTGGGCTCCGGTCTTCGAGTGGATCATGTCACCCTGCGGCGGCATCTTGTGGATGAGGATTATGTACGCAGGGATCGGGCCGGGGGAACCTACGTACCGGTCCGCCGGGCGCGGTCTGAAATCTTCGAGCCCGACGTTGAGGAGATTGATCCCTTGAGCCTGGTTAACGAAGCAATCCTTCAGCGAGAAGATCGAAAGCGTCGTCACCGGAGCAAGTAG